One segment of Vicugna pacos unplaced genomic scaffold, VicPac4 scaffold_20, whole genome shotgun sequence DNA contains the following:
- the LOC140693896 gene encoding Golgi apparatus membrane protein TVP23 homolog B-like isoform X4 translates to MLQQNVTGRLMVGLRWWNHIDEDGKSHWVFESRKASSQESKTVSEAESRIFWLGLIACPVLWVVFAFSALFSFRVKWLAVVIMGVVLQGANLYGYIRCKVGSRKNLTSMATSYLGKQFLRQTTGDDQPS, encoded by the exons ATGTTGCAGCAG AATGTCACAGGTAGACTAATGGTTGGCCTGCGCTGGTGGAATCACATTGATGAAGATGGAAAAAGCCATTGGGTGTTTGAGTCCAGGAAG GCCTCCTCTCAAGAGAGTAAAACTGTTTCAGAGGCTGAGTCAAGAATCTTCTGGTTGGGACTCATTGCCTGTCCAGTGCTGTGGGTGGTATTTGCCTTCAGTGCCCTCTTCTCCTTCAGAGTGAAGTGGCTG GCAGTGGTCATCATGGGTGTGGTGCTGCAAGGTGCCAACCTGTATGGCTACATCAGATGCAAAGTGGGCAGCAGAAAGAATTTAACCAGCATGGCTACATCGTACCTTGGAAAGCAGTTTTTAAGACAA ACCACTGGAGATGATCAGCCCTCCTGA
- the LOC140693896 gene encoding Golgi apparatus membrane protein TVP23 homolog B-like isoform X2 translates to MVTIILLLSCDFWAVKNVTGRLMVGLRWWNHIDEDGKSHWVFESRKASSQESKTVSEAESRIFWLGLIACPVLWVVFAFSALFSFRVKWLAVVIMGVVLQGANLYGYIRCKVGSRKNLTSMATSYLGKQFLRQTTGDDQPS, encoded by the exons ATGGTGACAATTATCTTGTTGTTGTCATGTGACTTTTGGGCAGTCAAG AATGTCACAGGTAGACTAATGGTTGGCCTGCGCTGGTGGAATCACATTGATGAAGATGGAAAAAGCCATTGGGTGTTTGAGTCCAGGAAG GCCTCCTCTCAAGAGAGTAAAACTGTTTCAGAGGCTGAGTCAAGAATCTTCTGGTTGGGACTCATTGCCTGTCCAGTGCTGTGGGTGGTATTTGCCTTCAGTGCCCTCTTCTCCTTCAGAGTGAAGTGGCTG GCAGTGGTCATCATGGGTGTGGTGCTGCAAGGTGCCAACCTGTATGGCTACATCAGATGCAAAGTGGGCAGCAGAAAGAATTTAACCAGCATGGCTACATCGTACCTTGGAAAGCAGTTTTTAAGACAA ACCACTGGAGATGATCAGCCCTCCTGA
- the LOC140693896 gene encoding Golgi apparatus membrane protein TVP23 homolog B-like isoform X1: MVTIILLLSCDFWAVKNVTGRLMVGLRWWNHIDEDGKSHWVFESRKASSQESKTVSEAESRIFWLGLIACPVLWVVFAFSALFSFRVKWLQIFLGVCPLPELSWLLWTGLGARETRQWSSWVWCCKVPTCMATSDAKWAAERI; encoded by the exons ATGGTGACAATTATCTTGTTGTTGTCATGTGACTTTTGGGCAGTCAAG AATGTCACAGGTAGACTAATGGTTGGCCTGCGCTGGTGGAATCACATTGATGAAGATGGAAAAAGCCATTGGGTGTTTGAGTCCAGGAAG GCCTCCTCTCAAGAGAGTAAAACTGTTTCAGAGGCTGAGTCAAGAATCTTCTGGTTGGGACTCATTGCCTGTCCAGTGCTGTGGGTGGTATTTGCCTTCAGTGCCCTCTTCTCCTTCAGAGTGAAGTGGCTG CAAATCTTTTTAGGAGTCTGCCCCTTGCCAGAGCTGTCCTGGCTGCTGTGGACAGGACTAGGGGCTCGAGAAACAAG GCAGTGGTCATCATGGGTGTGGTGCTGCAAGGTGCCAACCTGTATGGCTACATCAGATGCAAAGTGGGCAGCAGAAAGAATTTAA
- the LOC140693896 gene encoding Golgi apparatus membrane protein TVP23 homolog B-like isoform X3, translating into MLQQNVTGRLMVGLRWWNHIDEDGKSHWVFESRKASSQESKTVSEAESRIFWLGLIACPVLWVVFAFSALFSFRVKWLQIFLGVCPLPELSWLLWTGLGARETRQWSSWVWCCKVPTCMATSDAKWAAERI; encoded by the exons ATGTTGCAGCAG AATGTCACAGGTAGACTAATGGTTGGCCTGCGCTGGTGGAATCACATTGATGAAGATGGAAAAAGCCATTGGGTGTTTGAGTCCAGGAAG GCCTCCTCTCAAGAGAGTAAAACTGTTTCAGAGGCTGAGTCAAGAATCTTCTGGTTGGGACTCATTGCCTGTCCAGTGCTGTGGGTGGTATTTGCCTTCAGTGCCCTCTTCTCCTTCAGAGTGAAGTGGCTG CAAATCTTTTTAGGAGTCTGCCCCTTGCCAGAGCTGTCCTGGCTGCTGTGGACAGGACTAGGGGCTCGAGAAACAAG GCAGTGGTCATCATGGGTGTGGTGCTGCAAGGTGCCAACCTGTATGGCTACATCAGATGCAAAGTGGGCAGCAGAAAGAATTTAA